ATAGAAAAAATAAAAACTTCAATGGAAAATTAAATGTAAAAGTCAGCATTGTTTTATCAAAAGAAAATCCATTGATGGAGGTAAAACTTCATGTCAACAATACAATATGTAATCATAGATTGCGTGTTCATGTAAAAACTGATATAAATGATAATAAAAATATAGCATCATTACCATTTGGATATATAACAAGAGAAAATGGAGTTTTAAGTAATTGGGAAAATACTTATAGTGAAATGCCTATAGATTTGGAACCCTTGGAAAGTAATATTACACTTACTGATGATAAGAGAAGTTGTACTGTATTTACCCGAGGAATAAAGGAGTATCAACATATTGATGATGAAATAGCAATAACTTTACTTGCTACTACTGATGAGCTAGGAAAACCTGATTTATTATATAGACCAGGACGTGCCTCTGGAGATACCACTAAAAAAGGACATATTAGAATTAAAACTGAAAAGGCACAGATACTTAGAGAAGTAGAGTTTTCATTTGCAATATATATGAGTTCTAAATCTTTTGATGAATTAGAAGTTGCTAGTTTAACTCATAATTATTTACAAGAATCTATAAGTTATCAATTGCAGGATTATAACTTCTTTTTATATCGTATAGATAATAAGATTCAAAGGTCAATTGTTGAAGAAGCTGTGAACAGAGAGTTAGAGATAATATCTTTACCAGAAAATTATCTTGTATCAGCTTGTTATCTTTCTTACTATGATAAGGATAAGTTTGTAATAAGATTAGAAAATCCAACCAGTGAGAAGTTGATATTAGATGAGAAAATATTTAAAGATAGAAACGGTAAAATTATAAATGCAATAGAAGAATTACAAGTACAACAAGTATATGAAATAGCACCTTTTGAAGTTATTTCAATATTATTAGATTTATAAGTATAAAAATAAGTTTATCATTTAATAATCTGGCAGATAAATATCTGCCAGATTTTTTAATTTGTATAAATTGGGGTAAATATGAAGATGTGAGTTCAGCATTATATAAAAATTATTAAAACAGGATAAAGAACTTAGATAAAGAATTATTAATATGAGAGCTGAATTTATTCACTATAATTAAATTTGATTTTATGTAGTTATAAATATTTTATGTAATTGCAAATATGTAGTTACAAAAAAGTACCCAATTGTGATGTATTTATAAAACTGATATAGTAATTATATAAAACCTTAGAAATATTTTAAAACCAAAATATATATATTAAAAACCTTAAACTAGTAAATCTCAATACATTTACAACATTTATAAATGAAATAAAAGCATGTCTTAATAATTAATTAAAAGAAAGAGGAGATAAAATGTACAATATAAATGATATGATATATGATTGTCCAGTAGAAGCATTATCAAATATATTAGGTAAAAAATGGGTAGCTATAATAATATGGGAGTTGCAAGGAGATAAAAAAAGATTTGGAGAATTACAGAGAACTATTCCAGAATGTAGTAAGAAAATGCTAACTCAACAATTAGATTTTTTAATTGAGCAAGGAATTATAATTAACAAGAAAAAGTCAGTTAATAACATTGTAGAATCAACATATTTTTTAAGTGAGTCAGGATTGCTATTACTTCCTGTCATGGAAAAGATGATTATGTGGAGCAATAAAAATTTAAATTGTGATAAATAAGTTTTTAAAGTTGCTTTTAAATTTACAGTGCTTTAATTAAGCTTTGAGTAAATATAAAAGTAAAATCAAAAAAGTACATAATTTTTGTTTTAATAGTAGAAATAGAATAAGGAGGAACTTTAATTTGCAAAATGTAAATTTATTTGTAGTATTTATAGAAGGGGTATTATCGTTTTTTTCGCCGTGTATATTACCAATACTACCTATTTATCTAAGTATACTGTCAAATAGTAGTGTGGAAAATTTAAAAGAAGGAAAAACGAATTTTATAAAAAGTTCTCTATTTAAAAATACTATCTTATTTACTCTAGGAATTTCAACAACCTTTTTTATATTAGGGTCATCAGTAAGAGTTTTGAGTATGTTTTTTAATGAGAATAAAGACTTAATAATGTTTATAGGTGGGATTATAATTATTATCATGGGGTTGTTTTACATGGGAGTAATTAAATCTTCAATACTAAACAGAGAAAAAAGATTGAATGTAAAATTTAAAGAAATGAATGCAATAACAGCATATTTACTTGGATTTACATTTAGTTTTGGGTGGACACCTTGTATTGGTCCAATATTAGCATCTGTCTTAGTAATGGTTTCTAGTTCAACTAATCATTTTAATGCAAATCTTTTAATAGTAGTATATACTATTGGATTTATTTTGCCATTTATAATTACAGCTATGTTTTATAGTAAGCTATTTAAGACTATTGATAAAATAAAGTCTAATATGGAAATTATTAAAAAGATAGGTGGAGTTATACTTATAATATCAGGAATATTAATGATGATAAATGGATTTGAAAGTGTGAGTAAGCACTTTAATATTTCACAACAAAATAAAGTTGAAAATAATCAAAGCGTGAATCAAGGAGAGAATAAACAAGGAAATTCTAATGAAGGTACACAAGGAGATTCTGGTGACAAAGATAATCAAAACGAATCCAATAATGAAAATAATGATAGTGACTCTAATGATGAAGAGAGAATAAAATCCATTGATTTTACTTTAACTGACCAATATGGTAAAACACACAAATTAAGTGATTATGAAGGTAAGGTTGTGTTTTTAAATTTTTGGGCTACATGGTGCCCTCCATGTAAAGAGGAAATGCCTCATATAGAGCAGTTATATAAGGATTATAAGCAAAATAATGAAGAAGTAGTAATTTTAGGTGTAGCATCACCTAATTTAGGAAGAGAAGGTTCAAGAGAACATGTAATTAACTTTTTAAAAGATGAAGGATATACTTTCCCTGTTGCACTTGATGAAGATGGGGAACTAGCATATCAGTATGGAATTAATGCTTTTCCAACTACATTTATAATTGATAAAGAAGGGTATGTAACTCAGTACATACCAGGAGCAATGAATAAAGAGACTATGAAGTCTTTTATTGAAAATCAGAAAAATAAAAAGTATTAAATATAGAAAAGTAAAAAGTATTAAATATAGAAAAGTAAAGAGTATTAAATATAAGGTTACAAAAAAGTACCTAATTGTACCACCTAGAGAATCTTGTTATAGTAAGAGTATAAATAACGAAGGAAAGGGTTGAAAATTATATGAAAAAAACATTTGATGCAATAATAATAGGATTTGGAAAAGGTGGAAAAACATTAGCAGGAGATTTAGCTAATAGAGGATTAAAAGTAGCTTTAGTAGAAAAGTCAAATAAAATGTATGGAGGAACATGTATAAATGTAGCATGTATCCCAACTAAAAGCTTAGAAAATTCAGCAAACAATGTAAGAAATATAAACTCTTGGAATGATGCACAAATTGAATATGAAAAAGCTATAGACAAAAAAGAAACTTTAATTACAAAGCTGAGAGAAGCTAACTATAATAAGTTAAATTCAAATGATAATGTAACTGTATTTACAGGAATGGGTACTTTTATTGATGAAAATACAGTAGAAGTAAAAACTGAAAATGAAGTTTATGAATTAGTATCAGATAAGATATTTATCAATACTGGCTCAAAATCATTTACACCTAATATTAAAGGTATTGAAAATAATAAAATAGTATATAATAGTGAATCTCTTATGAATTTAAGAACTCTACCTAAAAAAATGACAATTATAGGTGCTGGGTTTATAGGTTTAGAATTTGCAGGTATCTACAGTTCATTTGGAACAGAAGTTACAATATTAAATTCAAATAGTGGGATTTTACCAAATGAAGATATTGAGGATTCACAAGAAATAATAAAATTACTTGAAAAGAGAAATGTAAAAATTATAAATAATACAAAAGTAAAAGAGATTAAAGAAGTTTCTAATTTAGCTATAGTAGAATATGAGATAAATAATGAATCAAAGGAAATAACAAGTGATATAATACTTGTAGCTACAGGAAGAAAAGCGAATACTGAAGGTTTAGGACTTGAAAATGCAGGTATAGAATTAAATGAAAGAGGATTTATTAAAGTATCAGATACCCTTAAGACTAATAAAGAACACATATGGGCTATAGGAGATATAAATGGAGGACCTCAATTTACTTATATATCACTAGATGACTATCGTATAATAATCAATCAATTATTTGGAAATAAAACCAGAACAGCTAGTAATAGAAAAAATATACCAAATGCTATATTTATAAGTCCAGCATTTTCAAGAGTTGGTCTTAATGTTAAACAAGCAAAGGAAAAAGGTTATGATGTATTAGTAGCAAAGATGCCAGTTGAGGCAATTCCAAGAGCTAAACAAATTGGAAAAACTGATGGGTTTATAAAAATTGTAATAGATAAAAATTCCAATAAGATACTTGGAGCTAGCATGATATGTGATGATTCAAGTGAGATTATACATTTAATTCAGTTAGCAGTAGATTTAGAAGTAGAATACACATATTTAAGAGACCGTGTTTATGCACATCCAACTATGACAGAGGCTCTTAATGATGTTTTATCTCCTAATATGATAAAGGAAGTATAAAATAAGTGTAATATATTATAAATAAAGCCTAAAATTATCATTATAAATAAATTTTAAAGAAGGGATACTATGAGAATTTACTAATAGTATCCTTTCTTTTATATTATAAAATATAAATATAGTAAAAAAGTAAGTATTTTGTATTATAATCTGCTATTAAAATGTATAATCTAAATATTGAATAGTCTAAATGGAGAAGATAATATTAGCAAACTTCATATTAAGGTGGTGAAATACTCTATGAATAAAATATCTAAAAGAGGATTTGATGAGAATGATAAAAGATGGTTTTCAAGTAAAGAACTTGTAAGACTTGTAAAAGCTCAAGAAGAAATAGAATGGTTGATAAATAGAGATTATAAAATAGACCCAGTTGTAACTTTTGTTGGAGACAGATATCAATTTTCAATAAGACAAAGAGATGCACTGAAAAGAGCAGTATGTACTGATGAAAAAAATATAAT
This sequence is a window from Clostridioides difficile. Protein-coding genes within it:
- a CDS encoding NAD(P)/FAD-dependent oxidoreductase yields the protein MKKTFDAIIIGFGKGGKTLAGDLANRGLKVALVEKSNKMYGGTCINVACIPTKSLENSANNVRNINSWNDAQIEYEKAIDKKETLITKLREANYNKLNSNDNVTVFTGMGTFIDENTVEVKTENEVYELVSDKIFINTGSKSFTPNIKGIENNKIVYNSESLMNLRTLPKKMTIIGAGFIGLEFAGIYSSFGTEVTILNSNSGILPNEDIEDSQEIIKLLEKRNVKIINNTKVKEIKEVSNLAIVEYEINNESKEITSDIILVATGRKANTEGLGLENAGIELNERGFIKVSDTLKTNKEHIWAIGDINGGPQFTYISLDDYRIIINQLFGNKTRTASNRKNIPNAIFISPAFSRVGLNVKQAKEKGYDVLVAKMPVEAIPRAKQIGKTDGFIKIVIDKNSNKILGASMICDDSSEIIHLIQLAVDLEVEYTYLRDRVYAHPTMTEALNDVLSPNMIKEV
- a CDS encoding helix-turn-helix transcriptional regulator, which gives rise to MYNINDMIYDCPVEALSNILGKKWVAIIIWELQGDKKRFGELQRTIPECSKKMLTQQLDFLIEQGIIINKKKSVNNIVESTYFLSESGLLLLPVMEKMIMWSNKNLNCDK
- a CDS encoding redoxin family protein, giving the protein MQNVNLFVVFIEGVLSFFSPCILPILPIYLSILSNSSVENLKEGKTNFIKSSLFKNTILFTLGISTTFFILGSSVRVLSMFFNENKDLIMFIGGIIIIIMGLFYMGVIKSSILNREKRLNVKFKEMNAITAYLLGFTFSFGWTPCIGPILASVLVMVSSSTNHFNANLLIVVYTIGFILPFIITAMFYSKLFKTIDKIKSNMEIIKKIGGVILIISGILMMINGFESVSKHFNISQQNKVENNQSVNQGENKQGNSNEGTQGDSGDKDNQNESNNENNDSDSNDEERIKSIDFTLTDQYGKTHKLSDYEGKVVFLNFWATWCPPCKEEMPHIEQLYKDYKQNNEEVVILGVASPNLGREGSREHVINFLKDEGYTFPVALDEDGELAYQYGINAFPTTFIIDKEGYVTQYIPGAMNKETMKSFIENQKNKKY